The following coding sequences are from one Streptomyces venezuelae window:
- a CDS encoding glycoside hydrolase family 35 protein, with amino-acid sequence MNGFRVGEDDFEVDGRPVRLLSGAMHYFRVHEAQWGHRLAMLRAMGLNCVETYVPWNLHEPRPGTYRDVEVLGRFLDAVRDAGLWAIVRPGPYICAEWENGGLPHWLTGAVGARARTRDEEYLGHVGRWFRRVLPQVVGRQRHRGGPVIMVQVENEYGSYGSDGVYVRRLADLLLAEGVEVPLFTSDGPEDHMLTGGSIPGVLATVNFGSGARAGFATLRRHRPTGPLMCMEFWCGWFDHWGAEHVVRDAEDAAAALREILECGASVNLYMAHGGTNFAGWAGANRGGGALHDGELQPDVTSYDYDAPVDEFGRATPKFWAFREVLAEYASAPLPDPPPPPPSLDGPVSAVLSEWVPLDAVLDALGSPEAEYAVPPTFEELDVDRGLVRYAVTVPGPREPYPLSVRGLRDRAVVYVDGARAGVLTEGTPTLLDPVAGHARVELWVESLGRVNYGPRTGEAKGITGGILHERQYLHGVRARALRLDAFDVASAVRAIPSAGAGEGRPGLYRGTVEVHSPGDASLALPGWTRGFVWVNGFNLGRYWSAGPQTTLYVPGPVLRAGANEVWVLELEEGGESVRLA; translated from the coding sequence ATGAACGGGTTCAGGGTCGGCGAGGACGATTTCGAGGTGGACGGGCGGCCGGTGCGGCTGCTGTCCGGTGCCATGCACTACTTCCGGGTGCACGAGGCGCAGTGGGGTCACCGTCTCGCGATGTTGCGGGCGATGGGCCTGAACTGTGTGGAGACGTACGTCCCGTGGAACCTGCACGAGCCGCGCCCGGGCACGTACCGCGACGTCGAGGTGCTCGGCCGGTTCCTGGACGCGGTGCGTGATGCGGGTCTGTGGGCGATCGTGCGGCCCGGCCCGTACATCTGCGCGGAGTGGGAGAACGGTGGGCTTCCGCACTGGCTGACGGGTGCGGTGGGAGCGCGGGCGCGGACGCGTGACGAAGAGTATCTGGGGCATGTGGGCCGCTGGTTCCGGCGGGTCCTGCCGCAGGTCGTGGGGCGGCAGCGGCACCGGGGCGGCCCGGTGATCATGGTGCAGGTCGAGAACGAGTACGGCAGTTACGGCTCGGACGGGGTGTATGTGCGGCGGCTCGCGGACCTGCTGCTCGCGGAGGGTGTGGAGGTGCCGCTGTTCACTTCCGACGGGCCCGAGGACCACATGCTGACCGGTGGGTCGATTCCGGGGGTGTTGGCGACGGTCAACTTCGGGTCGGGTGCCCGTGCGGGTTTCGCGACGCTGCGCAGACACCGGCCGACGGGTCCGTTGATGTGCATGGAGTTCTGGTGCGGCTGGTTCGACCACTGGGGTGCGGAGCATGTCGTGCGGGACGCGGAGGACGCGGCGGCGGCGCTGCGGGAGATCCTGGAGTGCGGTGCGTCGGTGAACCTGTACATGGCGCACGGCGGGACGAACTTCGCGGGCTGGGCGGGCGCCAACCGTGGTGGTGGTGCGCTGCACGACGGTGAGTTGCAGCCGGACGTCACGTCGTACGACTACGACGCGCCCGTCGACGAGTTCGGCCGGGCGACGCCCAAGTTCTGGGCGTTCAGGGAGGTCCTCGCGGAGTACGCGTCCGCTCCCCTGCCCGACCCGCCGCCTCCGCCGCCGTCGCTGGACGGGCCCGTGTCGGCGGTCCTGTCGGAGTGGGTGCCGTTGGACGCGGTCCTGGACGCGCTCGGCTCCCCGGAGGCGGAGTACGCCGTCCCGCCCACGTTCGAGGAGCTGGACGTGGACCGCGGTCTGGTGCGGTACGCGGTGACGGTGCCGGGGCCGCGGGAGCCGTATCCGCTGAGTGTGCGGGGGCTGCGGGACCGGGCGGTGGTGTACGTCGACGGGGCGCGGGCCGGTGTCCTCACGGAGGGCACGCCGACGCTGCTCGATCCGGTGGCGGGGCACGCGCGCGTGGAGCTGTGGGTGGAGTCCCTGGGGAGGGTCAATTACGGGCCGCGGACGGGTGAGGCCAAGGGGATCACCGGGGGGATCCTGCACGAGCGGCAGTATCTGCACGGGGTGCGGGCGCGGGCGCTGCGTCTCGACGCGTTCGACGTGGCGTCGGCGGTGCGGGCGATCCCTTCGGCCGGTGCCGGGGAGGGACGGCCCGGCCTGTACCGGGGCACGGTGGAGGTCCACTCCCCCGGTGACGCGTCCCTCGCCCTGCCGGGCTGGACGCGTGGCTTCGTGTGGGTGAACGGCTTCAACCTGGGCCGGTACTGGTCGGCGGGTCCGCAGACGACGCTGTACGTGCCGGGTCCTGTGCTGCGGGCCGGGGCGAACGAGGTG